One Candidatus Cloacimonadota bacterium DNA segment encodes these proteins:
- a CDS encoding response regulator, with product MITENERIVAEDLKMLLQTFGHKVIAITASGEDAIDIAKQKKPDLIFMDIDLKGDLDGIDTAKMIIEKHNIRIIFCSAFNDDHTLLRASVVNPAGYITKPFELEDIEELMNLHARSCKNEFSEEAEIEKDIYKKKIC from the coding sequence TTGATAACAGAAAATGAAAGAATCGTTGCGGAAGATTTGAAAATGCTTTTACAAACATTTGGTCACAAAGTAATTGCAATTACAGCATCCGGAGAAGATGCAATTGATATTGCAAAGCAGAAGAAACCTGATTTGATTTTTATGGATATCGATCTGAAGGGTGATTTAGACGGAATAGACACTGCAAAAATGATTATAGAAAAACACAATATCAGGATCATCTTTTGCAGTGCTTTCAATGATGATCATACACTTCTTAGAGCGTCTGTCGTAAATCCTGCCGGATATATTACCAAACCATTTGAATTGGAAGATATCGAAGAATTGATGAATCTGCATGCCAGATCTTGCAAAAATGAATTTTCGGAAGAAGCTGAAATAGAAAAGGATATTTATAAGAAAAAGATTTGTTGA
- a CDS encoding T9SS type A sorting domain-containing protein, whose translation MKKKIFAIIIAILMVISLGSITRESESCNTTTGQLDNSYDTNGVTQSMSSSTFSTSDFTVDYENYDNTAILKDTKVSASANYSISEWHTNNKHIVLNAFDESPNQQWSSSYNGTNLAVGYEYRTNITDNGTVIPSGCDDDLKLFDEQSNTPNWSLASLPKVLKVDCTNDEEYFFVVVERSTNLIDVRCYDVDNSTLVWSEEYSTQAFKVKGLQYNEEKDYVLVSMVDGIAVLEAADGDEVFFSSTSYTNSEAELSEDGNFLVFAESNQNRLRVFEYDDVNDTYTLDWQYTIPYISPSQTHSWGFSASISGDGSTIVVGTLQVFNDNSRGGGIICFASSSSTPLWSYTSIGHVVYDLDISWDGTLIAVGSWGPISGNGPDFYMFNKLSSTPIYTVSTDGSVFKVSISDDASYCSFGGKAVHANVWGNGGFLYGIVTDYETKTYSFSGPYTLPHCGWTWLSFDILHSVNPSTNNQVQNLLYDIKDNLDHGDQEGTLFSYNGTIWSNPTYEVTSPKGYKIEMDADDDFDIYGERCEPETTFDIDADEDWIGYFLEDSQHIYDAFNGYLDDNIKSITHQDWSVKYNNGWPDVGYTLSAGDMVILDCEEGIDDFSWPDPERTEPFIVLQSHLYEYTEEADYIPIYIDLNENDLPDEIGVFLDDECVGARVVQHDFENVCTYITEAQSGEIEIEFAYYERGSRQRFNEYTVYDEESGYRETTTINLEYDKQEHYYISFNSEPGNNNTPQSNELTISNSPNPFNPSTSIYYNLPIDDHVQLSIYNLKGQKVKVLADGTQSSGNYNLIWDGTDSTGKSVSSGVYLYQITTSSQTIKKKILMLK comes from the coding sequence ATGAAGAAGAAAATTTTTGCTATTATAATAGCTATATTGATGGTTATTAGTTTAGGTTCAATAACACGTGAATCTGAATCTTGTAATACTACTACAGGTCAGCTGGATAATTCATACGATACCAATGGAGTAACTCAATCCATGAGCTCTTCTACATTTTCCACATCAGATTTTACAGTGGATTACGAAAATTATGATAATACAGCTATTTTGAAAGATACTAAAGTTTCTGCTAGTGCTAATTATAGCATATCAGAGTGGCATACAAACAACAAGCATATTGTTTTGAATGCTTTCGATGAAAGCCCCAATCAACAATGGTCAAGTTCATATAATGGCACAAATTTAGCTGTCGGTTATGAATATCGTACTAATATAACTGATAATGGTACTGTTATACCATCGGGTTGTGATGATGATTTAAAACTATTTGATGAACAGTCAAATACACCAAATTGGTCTCTTGCCAGCTTACCAAAAGTTTTAAAAGTAGATTGTACTAATGATGAAGAATATTTCTTTGTTGTTGTTGAAAGAAGTACAAATTTAATTGATGTTAGATGTTACGATGTCGATAATAGCACATTAGTTTGGTCTGAAGAATATTCTACTCAAGCATTCAAAGTCAAAGGCCTTCAATATAACGAAGAAAAAGATTACGTTCTGGTTTCTATGGTAGATGGAATAGCAGTTTTGGAAGCTGCTGATGGAGATGAAGTGTTTTTTAGCTCAACAAGTTATACAAATTCTGAAGCAGAACTATCGGAAGATGGTAATTTTTTAGTATTTGCAGAATCTAACCAGAATAGGTTAAGGGTGTTTGAATACGATGATGTAAATGATACATATACACTTGATTGGCAATATACTATACCATATATTTCGCCAAGTCAAACCCATTCATGGGGTTTTTCTGCTAGTATTTCTGGTGATGGCTCAACAATTGTTGTCGGTACTTTGCAGGTATTTAATGATAACTCAAGAGGTGGAGGGATAATTTGTTTCGCATCTTCATCTTCAACTCCATTATGGAGTTATACAAGTATTGGCCATGTTGTTTATGACTTGGATATTTCATGGGATGGCACTTTAATAGCTGTAGGTAGTTGGGGTCCTATTAGTGGAAACGGACCAGATTTCTATATGTTCAATAAATTATCTAGTACTCCAATCTATACAGTTAGCACTGATGGATCAGTTTTTAAAGTAAGTATTTCAGATGATGCTTCATATTGTTCATTTGGTGGTAAAGCTGTCCATGCAAATGTTTGGGGTAACGGTGGTTTTTTATACGGCATAGTAACAGACTATGAAACAAAAACTTACTCTTTCAGTGGTCCATATACACTTCCACATTGTGGTTGGACTTGGCTAAGTTTTGATATTCTTCATTCAGTAAATCCTTCAACAAATAACCAAGTTCAGAATTTGTTATATGATATTAAGGATAATCTTGATCATGGGGATCAAGAAGGCACATTATTTAGCTATAATGGAACTATTTGGTCTAATCCTACCTATGAAGTAACTAGTCCAAAAGGTTATAAAATTGAAATGGATGCAGATGACGATTTCGATATTTACGGTGAAAGATGTGAGCCTGAGACAACTTTCGATATTGATGCTGATGAAGACTGGATCGGTTATTTCCTTGAAGATTCTCAACACATATACGATGCTTTCAATGGTTATCTCGATGACAATATCAAATCCATAACACATCAGGACTGGAGTGTAAAATATAATAATGGTTGGCCAGATGTAGGATATACTTTAAGTGCTGGAGATATGGTTATTTTAGATTGTGAAGAAGGTATAGATGATTTCAGTTGGCCCGATCCGGAAAGAACTGAACCATTTATTGTTCTGCAATCACATCTTTATGAATACACTGAAGAAGCAGATTACATTCCTATCTATATTGATCTTAACGAAAATGATCTTCCTGATGAAATTGGTGTTTTTCTAGATGATGAATGTGTAGGTGCTCGTGTTGTTCAGCATGATTTTGAGAATGTATGTACTTACATAACCGAAGCTCAAAGTGGTGAAATCGAAATTGAATTTGCCTATTACGAAAGAGGATCACGTCAAAGGTTTAATGAATATACAGTTTATGATGAGGAATCAGGTTATCGTGAGACTACAACAATTAACTTGGAATATGATAAACAAGAACATTATTACATATCATTTAATTCAGAACCTGGAAATAACAATACTCCTCAATCCAATGAACTAACAATCTCGAATTCACCCAATCCTTTCAACCCTTCAACTTCGATATACTATAATTTACCTATAGATGATCATGTCCAATTGAGTATCTATAATCTTAAAGGTCAAAAAGTAAAAGTTCTTGCCGATGGTACACAATCGTCAGGTAATTATAATTTAATCTGGGATGGCACAGACAGCACAGGAAAATCCGTTTCCAGTGGTGTTTACTTATATCAGATTACCACTTCATCTCAAACAATCAAGAAGAAAATATTAATGTTAAAGTAA
- a CDS encoding carboxypeptidase regulatory-like domain-containing protein, with protein sequence MLVFVSFSSLLSSTTWHIKQDGTGDFTSIQQGINASTHGDTVLVYPGTYYENINFNGKNVILASLEMITNDPQYISQTVIDGQKQTSCVSLVSGEQNTILRGFTITNGQGEYDNPYYGGGISIYGDYPILIECDIINCVITKNYSQNTTGGIRIIDGDVYLSGCSIRRNYACSSGGGLGISGYSQVIFDPTNRCSIYDNFAGSGVDMFVESLQFNNLEVIVDTFTVSNPDRYFAQIFPGNWNFTYNFDILNALIEPINHDLYVSPNGNDNNSGLSPDDPLKTINLAVRNVASNPVNPNTIFLAEGIYSFNEYQESLPFGCKANVNISGDNMYTTIIEGNSEYTSFFITSADYDNSIIKNLTFQNATYFHSSLLLYFCDNIKFENIVLENLTSLENGCALLGAGGGGDIELKNLIINNCNSLDSGNSGAWINETTSFKATDCMFSNNSSTGSRACSAGLYAMSNGDISIDNCRFEYNTATSNTWFGYASALLVNEYNDVIGDTYITNNLFINNQTNFGRGSIYIHSNPISSIYFSNNTAIDNSSNYGVCFNGNMYCQNNILRNPSNYEIGVFYDIYASAPSYLYSSYNNIEGGESAIYTDDNSNVINWLEGNIDEDPQFLLSGDDPYQLTEFSPCIDAGTPDTTGLFLPPWDLLYNQRVWDGDGNGDAIIDMGCYEFGSSYASGFISGYVIDTMGNLLENVEISAGSFTTLTNEDGEYNLETVVGSYNVVCYMDGYEISIIEDVIVNLGETTTVNFILTPEVNIDDILNAEDIQLSNYPNPFNPTTTISFNVAQTSSFVTLEIFNIKGQKVKTLLNSLLSAGHFECIWNGKDSNNKRVSTGEYFAKLKIDGEEVEVKKMLLMK encoded by the coding sequence TTGTTAGTCTTTGTTAGTTTTAGTTCGTTGCTATCCAGTACCACCTGGCACATCAAACAAGACGGCACGGGTGACTTTACATCAATCCAGCAAGGTATCAATGCATCTACACATGGTGACACGGTTCTTGTTTATCCTGGCACATACTACGAAAATATTAATTTTAACGGAAAGAATGTAATTCTTGCTAGTCTTGAAATGATAACAAATGATCCCCAATATATCTCACAGACTGTTATAGATGGTCAAAAGCAAACTAGTTGTGTTAGCTTAGTATCCGGTGAACAAAATACAATCCTAAGAGGTTTCACAATTACAAATGGACAAGGCGAATATGATAATCCTTACTATGGTGGTGGTATATCAATTTATGGTGATTATCCAATTCTAATTGAATGCGATATTATAAACTGCGTAATTACAAAAAATTATTCACAAAATACTACAGGTGGCATTCGCATTATTGATGGTGACGTGTATCTGTCTGGTTGTTCTATCCGAAGAAACTACGCTTGCAGCAGTGGTGGTGGTCTTGGTATCAGTGGGTATTCACAAGTTATCTTTGATCCAACAAATAGGTGTAGTATCTATGATAATTTTGCCGGTTCCGGTGTTGATATGTTTGTTGAATCACTCCAATTTAATAATTTAGAAGTTATTGTTGATACATTTACGGTGTCAAATCCTGATCGGTATTTTGCTCAAATTTTTCCTGGAAATTGGAATTTTACATATAATTTTGACATATTAAATGCACTTATTGAACCTATAAATCACGATTTATATGTCTCTCCTAATGGGAATGACAATAATTCAGGTCTTTCTCCAGATGATCCATTAAAAACAATTAATCTTGCAGTACGAAATGTAGCATCAAACCCAGTTAATCCAAACACGATTTTTTTAGCTGAAGGTATATACAGTTTTAATGAATACCAAGAAAGCTTACCTTTTGGTTGCAAAGCAAATGTCAACATTTCAGGTGATAATATGTACACAACAATAATTGAGGGAAATTCTGAATACACTTCTTTTTTCATAACTAGTGCAGATTATGATAATTCTATTATTAAAAATTTAACCTTCCAAAATGCTACTTATTTTCATAGTTCATTATTATTATACTTCTGCGATAATATAAAATTTGAAAATATTGTTTTAGAAAATTTAACTTCCTTAGAAAATGGTTGTGCATTATTAGGTGCAGGTGGTGGTGGTGATATTGAATTAAAAAATCTGATAATAAATAATTGTAATTCACTAGATAGTGGTAATTCTGGTGCTTGGATAAACGAGACAACTTCTTTCAAAGCAACAGATTGTATGTTCTCTAATAATTCTTCTACTGGTTCAAGGGCATGTTCTGCAGGTCTTTATGCTATGAGTAACGGTGATATTTCAATTGATAACTGTAGATTTGAATATAATACAGCAACAAGTAATACTTGGTTTGGCTATGCCAGTGCATTATTAGTTAATGAATATAATGATGTAATCGGGGATACTTATATTACCAACAATCTTTTTATTAACAATCAAACTAACTTCGGAAGAGGTTCAATCTATATCCATTCAAATCCTATAAGTTCAATTTATTTCTCGAATAACACAGCTATTGATAATTCTTCCAATTATGGTGTTTGTTTCAATGGAAATATGTACTGTCAAAATAATATTTTAAGAAATCCCAGCAATTATGAAATAGGTGTTTTTTACGATATATATGCTAGTGCTCCAAGCTATTTATACTCATCCTATAATAACATTGAAGGTGGTGAATCAGCGATATATACAGACGATAATTCAAATGTAATAAACTGGCTCGAAGGCAACATCGATGAAGATCCTCAATTTCTACTTTCAGGAGATGATCCTTATCAGTTAACTGAATTTTCTCCCTGTATTGATGCCGGAACACCGGATACGACAGGTTTGTTTCTTCCACCTTGGGATTTGCTTTATAATCAACGTGTCTGGGATGGTGATGGAAACGGTGATGCAATCATCGATATGGGTTGTTATGAATTTGGATCTTCTTATGCGTCTGGTTTTATCTCAGGTTATGTTATTGATACAATGGGAAATCTATTAGAAAATGTAGAAATCTCTGCAGGTAGTTTCACAACCCTAACAAATGAAGATGGAGAATACAATCTGGAAACAGTAGTAGGTTCTTACAATGTAGTTTGTTACATGGATGGCTATGAAATATCAATAATTGAAGATGTTATTGTCAATCTTGGAGAAACAACTACAGTAAACTTTATTCTTACTCCAGAAGTAAACATAGATGATATTCTAAATGCAGAAGATATTCAACTATCCAATTACCCCAATCCTTTCAATCCTACTACAACAATCTCATTCAACGTAGCACAAACGTCCTCGTTTGTGACTCTGGAAATCTTCAATATCAAAGGTCAAAAAGTAAAAACACTTTTGAATTCACTTCTTTCTGCTGGTCATTTTGAATGTATTTGGAATGGTAAAGATAGCAACAACAAACGCGTTTCCACAGGTGAATACTTTGCCAAACTCAAAATCGATGGGGAAGAAGTAGAAGTAAAGAAGATGCTCCTGATGAAATAG
- a CDS encoding DUF523 and DUF1722 domain-containing protein — MKKTIRPKIVVSKCIEYAACRYNGLKISSPIVRKLQEFVDIIPVCPEVEIGLGIPREAVRLVKQGNEIKMLKSMSGDDHTKDMQDFSERFLSGLNVIDGFILKSRSPSCGIKDVKLYRQIGKVPAINTKAIGLFGKAVSGKFGFLAIEDEGRLTNLFIREHFLTKLYTLARFRELPRTMKNLVEFHTKNKYLFMAYNQTQLKLAGKIVANHEKLSISDVFEKYEEALHRIFRNSPRTSTNINVLMHILGYFSKQLITEEKSYFLEQLELYRAKQIPLIAITSILQSWIIRFDQKYLKDQTYFEPFPPELMHITDSGKGRIIK; from the coding sequence ATGAAAAAAACAATAAGACCAAAAATAGTTGTTAGCAAGTGTATTGAATATGCAGCCTGTCGTTATAATGGATTAAAAATTTCCAGTCCGATCGTGCGAAAACTGCAGGAATTTGTTGATATCATTCCCGTATGCCCGGAAGTAGAAATTGGCTTGGGAATTCCCCGTGAAGCAGTGAGATTGGTGAAACAAGGCAACGAAATTAAGATGCTGAAATCGATGAGTGGTGACGATCACACCAAAGATATGCAGGATTTCAGTGAGAGATTTCTTTCTGGTTTGAATGTAATCGACGGATTCATTTTAAAAAGCAGATCGCCTTCCTGCGGCATTAAAGATGTAAAACTTTACAGACAAATTGGAAAAGTTCCCGCCATCAATACAAAAGCGATTGGTTTATTTGGCAAAGCAGTTTCAGGCAAATTCGGTTTTCTGGCTATCGAAGATGAAGGAAGGCTGACCAATCTTTTTATTCGAGAGCATTTTCTTACGAAATTGTACACTTTAGCTCGTTTTAGAGAACTGCCCAGAACTATGAAAAACCTGGTGGAATTCCATACTAAAAACAAGTATCTTTTCATGGCTTACAATCAAACTCAATTGAAACTGGCAGGCAAAATTGTAGCGAATCATGAAAAACTTAGCATTTCAGATGTATTTGAAAAATATGAAGAAGCGTTACATCGTATCTTCAGGAATTCTCCGAGGACATCAACCAACATCAATGTTTTGATGCACATTCTGGGTTATTTTTCCAAACAACTGATAACTGAAGAAAAATCATATTTTCTGGAACAGCTGGAGCTTTATCGAGCCAAACAAATTCCACTTATCGCAATTACTTCCATCCTGCAATCTTGGATCATTCGCTTCGATCAAAAATATTTGAAAGATCAAACCTATTTTGAACCATTTCCGCCAGAACTCATGCATATTACCGATTCTGGAAAAGGTAGAATTATCAAGTAA
- a CDS encoding DegV family EDD domain-containing protein, with protein sequence MKIKYLDGNRFYVAIKAGSEAVIQNQAYLNKINVFPVPDADTGTNMASTMRSILESSKVYRSLQKTIRSIADSALLGARGNSGIIFAQFIHGLSQELKNHHSISVEIFAQSVNNAIQYVYDSILDPVEGTIITVMHDWAKALEKNSKRSKDFVHLLNDSLNEARKSLQNTPKQLKVLAEAGVVDAGANGFVNFLEGICNFIQKGKLKRISQTEFNTINVESTSEHVYIPGNLQFCTEAILTDSKLTLKELQNELKQFGDSLIAAGSQEKLHLHIHTDRPDNLFEKVAELGNISKIKVDDMQMQYQVSHNRKYPIALVTDSACDLPKDIIEKYQILQIPFNIHFGDTPYLDKLTITADQFYDKLKTDKIHPKSSQPKISTILNLFSFLSVHYKKILAIHISDKLSGAYGMSKQMEKKINDSELKVFNSKQLTVSEGLIVMRAAQAIADGMKFEDLTTQIEDWIEKTDILVDVNTLKYMVRGGRVSPLKGMLATALNLKPIVSLDSDGKATAAGKSFSRKANMKKILQILQKKAENTDIWNYAIVHAQSKERAEQYAEKLTRIIGKEPAYIMELSPVVGVHNGIGAIGIGMMEQ encoded by the coding sequence ATGAAAATAAAATACTTGGATGGAAACAGGTTTTATGTAGCCATCAAAGCTGGAAGTGAAGCTGTTATCCAGAATCAGGCATATCTGAATAAAATAAATGTATTTCCTGTTCCTGATGCAGACACCGGAACGAACATGGCTTCTACCATGCGGTCTATTTTGGAAAGCAGCAAAGTATATCGCTCGCTGCAGAAAACCATTCGTTCTATTGCAGATTCAGCTCTACTGGGTGCACGAGGAAATTCTGGTATTATCTTCGCTCAGTTTATTCACGGATTAAGTCAGGAGCTGAAAAATCATCACAGTATCAGCGTGGAAATTTTTGCGCAATCTGTAAATAATGCTATTCAATATGTTTATGATTCTATTCTAGATCCGGTGGAAGGAACTATCATCACCGTGATGCATGACTGGGCAAAAGCTCTTGAAAAAAACAGCAAACGCTCGAAAGACTTTGTTCATCTTCTGAATGATTCTTTGAATGAAGCCAGAAAATCTCTGCAAAATACTCCAAAGCAACTAAAAGTTCTGGCAGAAGCAGGAGTTGTGGATGCTGGTGCCAACGGTTTTGTAAACTTTCTGGAAGGTATCTGCAATTTTATTCAAAAAGGAAAATTGAAAAGGATTTCACAAACAGAATTCAATACTATAAACGTTGAATCTACCTCAGAACATGTTTATATTCCGGGTAATCTACAATTTTGCACAGAAGCAATTTTAACAGATTCCAAGCTGACGCTGAAGGAATTACAAAATGAACTAAAACAATTCGGAGATTCTTTGATTGCTGCCGGTTCGCAGGAAAAACTTCATCTTCATATTCATACGGACAGGCCTGATAACCTTTTTGAAAAAGTTGCTGAACTCGGAAATATCAGTAAGATCAAAGTGGACGATATGCAGATGCAGTATCAGGTTAGTCATAATCGAAAATATCCCATTGCTCTTGTTACTGATTCTGCTTGCGATCTGCCGAAAGATATTATTGAAAAGTATCAGATCCTGCAGATACCTTTTAACATTCATTTTGGAGATACACCTTATCTGGATAAGCTCACGATCACGGCCGATCAATTTTACGATAAATTGAAAACCGACAAGATCCATCCCAAAAGTTCACAACCAAAGATCAGTACGATCTTGAATTTATTTTCCTTCCTTTCCGTACATTATAAAAAAATTCTGGCAATTCATATTTCCGATAAACTTTCCGGTGCTTATGGCATGAGTAAACAAATGGAAAAGAAGATTAATGACAGTGAACTCAAAGTTTTCAATTCCAAACAACTCACAGTGTCTGAAGGACTCATTGTTATGCGGGCTGCTCAAGCAATTGCAGATGGAATGAAGTTTGAAGATCTAACAACACAAATAGAAGATTGGATTGAGAAAACGGATATTCTGGTGGATGTGAACACCTTAAAATATATGGTTCGTGGTGGTCGAGTTTCTCCTCTTAAAGGAATGCTGGCAACCGCCTTGAACTTAAAACCGATCGTTTCACTTGATTCTGATGGTAAAGCCACAGCTGCAGGTAAATCTTTCAGTCGCAAAGCAAATATGAAGAAAATTCTTCAGATCCTTCAGAAAAAAGCTGAAAATACAGATATCTGGAATTATGCAATTGTTCATGCACAATCCAAAGAAAGAGCAGAACAATATGCCGAAAAACTTACCAGAATAATCGGGAAAGAACCTGCTTATATTATGGAACTTTCGCCGGTGGTGGGAGTTCATAATGGAATCGGTGCCATTGGAATCGGTATGATGGAGCAATAA
- a CDS encoding lipocalin family protein yields the protein MKYFVVLLMFMILLTSCKEHDMKTVEYVDINKFMGDWYVISIIPNFIEKHAINGIESYEILDENRVKIDYRFTDKRNGKVKHMQPKAWIYDKESYSEWRVQFVWPIKFPYLIIDLAEDYSYTVIGVPNKKFVWIMARKSYLPDETYSKILTNLQSVGYDISKIKTMPQIWE from the coding sequence ATGAAATATTTTGTAGTTTTATTGATGTTCATGATTTTATTAACTTCCTGCAAGGAGCATGATATGAAAACAGTTGAATATGTCGATATAAACAAGTTTATGGGCGATTGGTATGTAATTTCTATCATTCCGAATTTTATAGAAAAACATGCTATAAATGGAATTGAATCTTATGAGATCTTAGATGAAAATCGTGTAAAGATAGATTATAGATTTACAGATAAAAGAAATGGAAAAGTAAAACATATGCAGCCCAAAGCCTGGATATATGATAAAGAATCTTACTCTGAATGGAGAGTGCAATTTGTCTGGCCTATCAAATTCCCATATCTGATTATTGATCTTGCCGAAGATTACAGCTATACTGTAATTGGTGTACCGAATAAGAAATTTGTCTGGATCATGGCAAGGAAATCCTATTTACCCGATGAAACTTACTCAAAAATTTTAACTAACCTGCAAAGTGTTGGTTATGATATTTCCAAGATTAAGACAATGCCGCAGATCTGGGAGTAG